From the genome of Winogradskyella forsetii, one region includes:
- a CDS encoding coiled-coil domain-containing protein, whose product MSDDFDLLETNSNEKTEKVDVNWGKAIDQMKSKLAQEDDPESRQKILNATLDNVVDMAEKDRTTLLDAIKDLTDYQDEVGIMFEGFSALNAAEQKIIDDAVKRLERAKVELEDAKNKPDTWWNNLWGRKSKIRDAEQELQNAQKERDASDNKAKAMFQQRIETADVQTLLNELSFKSQAAIKRLKDREIEIKEVEESLKTAILEASKNHTKALEKKKEVESKLEEQYALLKQARQALEEVADKQSTEYSEALEKVTTLEQKVEELEGLKNAYTTLAASKDSFVHKHNLTIKVLTSLRSNLQTHRAKLKSDTDERLKYYDGYVVALKARTDQEFAAILEHLGVKTDEHIGETLAAMHTASAKARQEMMDNIPVHEKVMQGVYGSYAEALGEIRTKDAEIQKNFADRYGIDMKEIFDEYYKADANAPSGDGGGEPTGEPKPKASDDDLLG is encoded by the coding sequence ATGTCTGATGATTTTGATTTATTAGAAACAAATTCCAACGAAAAAACTGAAAAAGTAGATGTAAATTGGGGAAAGGCCATTGACCAAATGAAGTCAAAATTGGCTCAAGAAGATGATCCTGAAAGTCGTCAGAAAATATTAAATGCCACATTGGATAATGTGGTGGACATGGCCGAAAAAGATAGAACTACGCTGTTAGACGCCATAAAGGACTTAACGGATTATCAAGATGAAGTCGGTATTATGTTCGAAGGCTTTTCAGCATTGAACGCTGCAGAGCAAAAAATAATAGATGATGCTGTAAAACGTTTGGAACGTGCTAAAGTTGAACTCGAAGACGCCAAAAATAAACCAGACACATGGTGGAACAACCTTTGGGGACGAAAAAGCAAAATCAGGGATGCCGAGCAGGAGCTTCAAAATGCACAGAAAGAACGTGATGCTTCAGATAATAAGGCGAAGGCCATGTTCCAGCAACGTATTGAAACGGCTGATGTGCAGACCTTGTTAAATGAATTATCATTTAAAAGTCAGGCGGCTATCAAGCGACTAAAAGATAGGGAAATCGAAATTAAGGAAGTTGAAGAAAGTCTAAAAACAGCCATTTTAGAAGCTTCTAAGAACCATACAAAAGCACTTGAAAAAAAGAAAGAAGTTGAAAGTAAGCTCGAAGAGCAGTACGCACTTTTAAAACAAGCTAGACAAGCATTGGAAGAGGTTGCGGACAAACAATCCACTGAATATTCTGAAGCCTTGGAAAAAGTAACCACTTTAGAGCAGAAGGTTGAGGAGCTAGAAGGCCTTAAAAATGCCTACACCACTTTAGCAGCTTCAAAAGATAGTTTTGTTCATAAGCATAATCTTACTATCAAAGTTTTGACCTCACTGCGTAGCAATTTACAAACGCATCGCGCAAAATTAAAGTCAGATACCGACGAGCGTTTGAAGTACTACGATGGTTATGTGGTGGCTTTAAAAGCGAGAACAGATCAAGAATTCGCAGCTATTTTAGAGCATTTAGGTGTTAAAACCGATGAGCATATTGGCGAAACGCTGGCAGCAATGCATACCGCAAGTGCTAAAGCACGTCAGGAAATGATGGATAATATTCCAGTTCACGAAAAAGTGATGCAAGGCGTTTACGGAAGTTACGCTGAAGCTTTAGGTGAAATAAGAACAAAAGATGCCGAAATTCAGAAAAACTTCGCCGATCGTTATGGTATTGATATGAAAGAAATTTTTGATGAATACTACAAGGCAGACGCAAATGCACCATCAGGTGATGGAGGAGGAGAACCGACAGGGGAACCAAAACCAAAAGCTAGTGATGATGATCTGCTAGGATAA